The following proteins are co-located in the Xiphophorus hellerii strain 12219 chromosome 2, Xiphophorus_hellerii-4.1, whole genome shotgun sequence genome:
- the LOC116708494 gene encoding matrix metalloproteinase-15-like — translation MDKVPSSSSSHQLRPERKMSIIIIIMSVCLVPLVPLVSCSAETPDEENLNPEEWLRRFGYLSRSGLQMSGPLSAQILSRAVSDMQRVYGLAPTGRLDAATLAAMQRPRCALPDRTPEAGVGGVRMRRFALTGQRWDKERLSFSILYRRIPPSLGLNRTSDAIRRAFGVWSRVTPLSFQEQPAGGAADILLLFASGFHGDMSPFDGEGGSLAHAFYPGPGTGGDTHFDADEPWTLDAQNQEGIDLFLVAVHELGHALGLEHSENPAAIMAPFYQWSDAQNFSLHGDDIAGVQRMYGPPVASDAPPSSPPTHRDDIIITTPLSTPSSPDPPDPTQTDPDPQAQPDPSLSPPLATPTSHLVSPLTTWTGPDPDPVTPAVRTDGPPSICDGDFDTVTLLRGEMFVFKGRWFWRVRRNRVLENYPMPISVFWNGLPDDINAAYERHDGKFVFFKGDRFWLFREADVLPGYPQPLHQYGRGIPVHRIDTAIWWEPNEFTYFFSGDRYWRYNEETRSADRDFPKPISRWGKIPASPRGAFLSEDGASTYIYKGSSYWRFDNRRTEADRGYPRSILKDFMGCVGVPDPDPDPETERNPGTELVRPPRPTKPGRGPDRELRPGSTEDDPDQEVNVVVTVTDSESKVMTLVMVTAPLLLILCILVLVYTILRTLQNKEPPRALVHCKRSLQDWV, via the exons ATGGACAAAGttccttcatcatcatcatcacatcaGCTGCGGCCAGAGAGGAAGAtgagcatcatcatcatcatcatgtcgGTCTGTCTGGTTCCGCTGGTTCCGCTGGTCTCCTGCAGCGCAGAGACGCCTGATGAGGAAAACCTGAACCCGGAG GAGTGGCTCCGTCGTTTCGGCTACCTGTCCCGGTCCGGTCTCCAGATGTCCGGCCCGCTTTCGGCCCAGATTCTGTCCAGAGCCGTCAGCGACATGCAGCGCGTCTACGGCCTGGCGCCGACCGGACGCCTGGACGCCGCCACGCTGGC GGCGATGCAGCGGCCTCGCTGCGCCCTCCCTGACAGGACGCCTGAGGCCGGGGTCGGCGGGGTCAGGATGAGGCGCTTCGCCCTGACGGGTCAGCGCTGGGATAAGGAGCGGCTCTCCTTCAG CATCCTGTACCGGCGGATCCCGCCCTCGCTGGGTCTGAACCGGACCTCCGACGCAATCCGCCGGGCCTTTGGCGTGTGGAGCCGCGTGACGCCGCTGTCCTTCCAGGAGCAACCTGCGGGGGGCGCCGCCGACATCCTGCTCCTCTTTGCctctggtttccatggagacatGTCCCCGTTCGACGGCGAGGGCGGGTCGCTGGCCCACGCCTTCTACCCCGGGCCGGGAACGGGCGGAGATACGCACTTCGACGCCGACGAGCCGTGGACGCTGGACGCCCAGAACCAGGAAG GTATCGACCTCTTCCTGGTGGCGGTGCATGAACTAGGCCACGCTCTGGGCCTGGAGCATTCAGAGAACCCCGCCGCCATCATGGCTCCTTTCTACCAGTGGAGCGACGCGCAAAACTTCAGCCTGCATGGCGACGACATCGCAGGGGTCCAGCGCATGTATG GTCCTCCTGTAGCCTCTGATGCTCCGCCCTCTTCTCCTCCCACGCATcgtgatgacatcatcatcaccacGCCCCTCTCCACACCCTCCTCACCTGATCCCCCCGACCCGACCCAAACCGACCCGGATCCCCAAGCCCAGCCGGATCCGAGCCTCAGCCCCCCTCTGGCCACGCCTACCTCTCATCTGGTTTCGCCCCTCACCACCTGGACCGGGCCGGACCCGGACCCGGTCACGCCGGCGGTCAGGACAGACGGCCCGCCCAGCATCTGTGACGGAGACTTTGACACGGTGACGTTGCTGCGAGGCGAAATGTTCGTCTTCAAG GGCCGCTGGTTCTGGCGGGTCCGGAGGAACCGGGTCCTGGAGAACTACCCCATGCCCATCTCCGTCTTTTGGAACGGCCTCCCTGACGACATCAACGCCGCCTACGAACGACACGACGGGAAATTTGTCTTCTTTAAAG GCGACAGGTTCTGGTTGTTCCGGGAGGCCGACGTTCTGCCCGGCTATCCTCAGCCGTTGCACCAGTACGGCCGAGGAATCCCCGTCCATCGGATCGACACCGCCATCTGGTGGGAGCCCAATGAGTTCACCTACTTCTTCAGCGGCGACAG GTACTGGCGCTACAACGAGGAGACGCGCAGCGCCGACCGCGACTTCCCCAAACCCATCAGCAGGTGGGGCAAGATCCCGGCCTCGCCCAGGGGAGCCTTCCTCAGCGAAGACGGAG CCTCCACCTACATCTACAAAGGCTCCAGTTACTGGAGGTTCGACAACCGCCGGACGGAGGCGGACCGCGGCTACCCCCGCTCCATCCTGAAGGACTTCATGGGCTGCGTTGGAGTCCCCGACCCGGACCCGGACCCGGAAACCGAGCGGAACCCGGGGACGGAACTGGTCCGACCCCCGCGGCCGACCAAACCGGGCCGCGGGCCGGACCGGGAGCTCAGGCCCGGCAGCACAGAAGACGACCCAGACCAGGAAGTGAACGTGGTGGTGACGGTGACCGACAGCGAGTCAAAGGTCATGACCCTGGTCATGGTGACGGCACCGCTGCTGCTCATCCTGTGCATCCTGGTTCTGGTCTACACCATCCTCCGGACTCTGCAGAACAAGGAGCCGCCCCGGGCCCTGGTGCACTGCAAGCGCTCTCTGCAGGACTGGGTCTGA